In one window of Labilithrix sp. DNA:
- a CDS encoding radical SAM protein, with translation MRYEGRLYRPPSEADALIVQATIGCSWNHCTYCDMYRDKTFRVRALEETLEDIGRAGAAAGDQVEKLFVADGDALVLDVDHWLAILERARAAFPRLRRVSCYAMARNVLAKSDDDLRTLRAAGLSLLYIGPESGDDPTLKRIAKGDDAAAHVEAARRAHAAGMELSVIALLGVAMERSEEHARATADLVTKMDPAYFSALTVTVVPDTPLDKLAKKGRFAVPPVPALLAELRTMVNEARPRDALFRTNHASNYLPLGGRLPRDRARIVEVIDAALAGDVPLRRESMRGL, from the coding sequence GTGCGCTACGAAGGTCGCCTCTACCGTCCGCCGTCCGAGGCGGACGCGCTCATCGTGCAGGCGACGATCGGCTGCTCGTGGAACCACTGCACGTATTGCGACATGTACCGCGACAAGACGTTCCGCGTCCGTGCGCTCGAGGAGACGCTCGAGGACATCGGGCGCGCCGGGGCGGCGGCGGGGGACCAGGTCGAGAAGCTGTTCGTCGCCGACGGCGACGCGCTCGTCCTCGACGTCGATCACTGGCTCGCGATCCTGGAGCGGGCGCGCGCGGCGTTCCCGCGCCTGCGCCGCGTGTCGTGCTACGCGATGGCGCGGAACGTCCTCGCGAAGAGCGACGACGACCTGCGCACGCTGCGCGCGGCGGGGCTCTCGCTCCTCTACATCGGCCCGGAGTCGGGCGACGATCCGACGCTGAAGCGGATCGCGAAGGGGGACGACGCGGCGGCGCACGTCGAGGCGGCGCGGCGCGCGCACGCGGCCGGCATGGAGCTGAGCGTCATCGCGCTCCTTGGCGTCGCGATGGAGCGGAGCGAGGAGCACGCGCGCGCGACGGCGGACCTCGTGACGAAGATGGATCCGGCGTACTTCTCGGCCCTCACCGTCACGGTCGTGCCCGACACGCCGCTCGACAAGCTCGCGAAGAAGGGCCGCTTCGCGGTGCCTCCCGTCCCGGCGCTCCTCGCCGAGCTCCGCACGATGGTGAACGAGGCGCGCCCGCGCGACGCGCTCTTCCGCACGAACCACGCCTCGAACTACCTCCCGCTCGGCGGACGCCTGCCCCGCGACCGCGCCCGCATCGTCGAGGTGATCGACGCGGCGCTCGCCGGCGACGTCCCGCTCCGCCGCGAGTCGATGCGCGGTCTCTGA